Proteins co-encoded in one Aerococcaceae bacterium DSM 111021 genomic window:
- the dnaX gene encoding DNA polymerase III subunit gamma/tau, whose product MSYQALYRVWRPQTFDEMVGQPIIKETLKNAIKSNHISHAYLFTGPRGTGKTSAAKILAKAINCPNQTDGNPCNKCEMCQLITEGQLGDVVEIDAASNNGVDEIRELRENVRYAASQARFKVYIIDEVHMLTTAAFNALLKTLEEPPEQVVFILATTEAHKIPATILSRTQRFDFQLYTDQELMGRMIEILEHDNIDYEEEALAIIARSANGGMRDTVSLLDQAISFNTEEVTVDTALEVSGSLNQLAFLNYIRTVYRQDIEDALGIVKDQLQKGKQAARFIDELILFSRDMLLTLHINQNKTLLSESEIQPLREEVPANFYYLLIDTLNDTQGKMRFTTSPNLYIEVMTIQLAQTDKGQLVSGPNQASASNGAPSEVVTLMDTVRQLEENLAALSQQVQSQDKLIKTFQSKQTESREVQPINQNGGLEPEVNDAKPVEEEPKIPRKRPVRQQAQYALQLNKVYRVLNTATHQHIGLMKEHWSNVLQELSPQQRAKFFDTEPLAAGEGSVLISFPNPAYAGDVQQDRELIRLIEETVEQKAGISMKIVIILASEWADVRKNYAMLRKKNNGAPIPIEDDVEEEQEVVETVTETVQEAKPDEEATITADKEDQNTQTVEASVATQSQLAKEERQDAPSETESGNNGLMDSLEASLPNSARSIDDIFSQGGSPDRRTMELDNEDDEEEEGPPEIVTKAIEIFGEENVNIYYDR is encoded by the coding sequence ATGAGTTATCAAGCGCTCTACCGGGTTTGGCGCCCGCAAACATTTGACGAGATGGTTGGACAACCCATTATTAAAGAAACACTAAAAAATGCAATCAAGTCGAATCATATTAGTCACGCTTATTTATTTACAGGTCCGCGTGGAACAGGTAAGACAAGTGCTGCAAAGATTCTGGCGAAGGCAATTAACTGTCCAAACCAAACGGACGGTAATCCGTGTAATAAATGTGAGATGTGTCAGTTAATTACTGAAGGCCAGTTAGGAGACGTTGTCGAGATTGATGCGGCATCGAATAACGGTGTTGATGAGATTCGTGAACTACGTGAAAATGTTCGTTACGCAGCGAGTCAAGCTCGCTTTAAAGTGTATATTATTGATGAGGTGCATATGTTAACGACAGCTGCATTCAATGCGCTGTTGAAAACATTAGAAGAACCGCCTGAACAAGTTGTGTTTATCTTAGCAACGACGGAAGCGCACAAAATTCCAGCGACAATCTTGTCTCGTACACAACGTTTTGACTTCCAACTCTATACAGACCAAGAGCTTATGGGCAGAATGATTGAGATTCTTGAACATGATAATATTGATTATGAAGAGGAAGCCTTGGCGATTATTGCGCGTTCTGCCAATGGTGGGATGCGAGATACGGTTAGTCTTTTAGATCAAGCGATATCTTTTAATACGGAAGAAGTGACCGTAGACACGGCTTTAGAAGTGTCGGGAAGTCTTAATCAATTGGCTTTCTTGAATTATATTCGAACGGTCTACCGTCAAGATATTGAAGATGCGTTAGGAATTGTCAAAGATCAACTTCAAAAAGGCAAGCAAGCGGCGCGTTTTATTGATGAGCTCATCTTATTCAGCCGTGATATGTTATTAACACTACATATCAACCAAAATAAAACCTTACTAAGCGAAAGTGAAATTCAACCGTTGCGTGAGGAAGTGCCGGCGAATTTCTATTATTTATTAATTGATACATTGAATGACACACAAGGTAAGATGCGTTTTACAACGTCGCCTAACTTGTATATTGAAGTGATGACCATTCAATTGGCTCAGACTGATAAAGGTCAACTAGTGTCAGGACCCAACCAAGCAAGTGCGTCGAATGGTGCTCCAAGCGAGGTAGTTACATTGATGGATACAGTGCGTCAGTTGGAAGAGAATTTGGCTGCTTTGTCACAACAAGTGCAGAGTCAAGACAAGCTGATTAAAACTTTCCAAAGCAAGCAAACTGAAAGCCGTGAGGTGCAACCGATTAATCAAAACGGTGGACTAGAGCCAGAGGTAAATGATGCGAAGCCAGTGGAAGAAGAACCGAAAATTCCCCGTAAGCGTCCCGTTCGTCAACAAGCTCAGTATGCGTTGCAATTAAATAAAGTCTACCGTGTACTAAATACTGCGACCCACCAACATATAGGCTTAATGAAGGAGCATTGGTCAAACGTTCTACAAGAATTGTCACCGCAACAACGTGCAAAGTTTTTTGATACCGAGCCACTTGCGGCAGGTGAAGGCAGCGTCTTGATTAGCTTCCCGAATCCAGCTTATGCTGGAGATGTGCAACAAGACCGTGAATTGATTCGCTTAATTGAAGAGACTGTAGAACAAAAAGCAGGTATTTCAATGAAGATTGTCATTATCTTAGCCAGTGAGTGGGCTGATGTGCGTAAGAACTATGCTATGTTACGTAAGAAAAATAATGGTGCACCGATTCCAATAGAAGATGATGTGGAAGAAGAGCAAGAAGTCGTTGAGACTGTAACGGAAACGGTTCAAGAAGCTAAGCCAGATGAAGAGGCCACAATTACTGCGGATAAAGAAGATCAAAACACACAAACTGTAGAGGCGTCCGTGGCTACTCAAAGTCAACTGGCTAAGGAAGAGCGACAAGATGCACCGTCAGAGACTGAATCGGGTAATAACGGATTGATGGATTCACTTGAAGCGTCTTTGCCGAACTCGGCGAGAAGTATTGATGACATCTTTTCACAAGGAGGCTCACCTGATCGTCGAACAATGGAATTAGATAATGAGGATGATGAAGAGGAAGAAGGTCCTCCCGAGATTGTAACCAAAGCCATTGAAATATTTGGCGAAGAGAATGTGAATATTTACTACGATCGGTAA